Proteins encoded by one window of Cyanobium sp. NS01:
- a CDS encoding FAD-binding oxidoreductase — translation MASPPPAAGSALCLEGLPPRPDPAVIAQLAEELAGELAPEQAPDQAAAGAGLELVGEGQPAELQRLSRDFFDYSPLLVPVFQAQRAQLAVRASTVEQVRAVAAGCARLEVPLTVRGAGTGNYGQCVPLAGGVVLELMGLNRLRSLDPRSGVIEVEAGLVMATLEQQLAPHGRALRLQPSTARSASIGGFVAGGSGGIGSLRWGFLRDPGNLLGLEVVTVEPEPRLLRLDATASQPLNHAYGTNGILTALRLPTTEAVAWQQLVVGFESWQQAVAAASALAGTALLLQAITLLEAPIAARSPWPAGCPAAAPGEHRLLLLAAPDSLELLPGWLQARGGCLRWQAPQGESRGLPLRELSWNHTTLHWRAQQQGWTYLQMLLPQPEAPCLAALSERWGDDLLWHLEAVRQQGCARLAALPLLRWQGEAPLAALMQQARQQGAVIFNPHAITVEDGGLGAIDADQVAAKAAYDPGGLLNPGKLRGWLERQRQQPQP, via the coding sequence ATGGCCTCACCTCCCCCCGCTGCTGGATCGGCTCTCTGCCTGGAGGGGCTGCCGCCGAGGCCGGATCCGGCCGTGATCGCCCAGTTGGCAGAGGAGCTCGCTGGTGAGCTGGCCCCAGAGCAGGCCCCAGACCAGGCCGCTGCTGGTGCTGGCCTGGAGCTGGTGGGGGAGGGGCAGCCGGCGGAGCTCCAGCGCCTGTCGCGGGATTTTTTCGACTACTCCCCCCTGCTGGTGCCGGTGTTCCAGGCTCAGCGGGCCCAGCTCGCTGTAAGGGCCTCGACGGTGGAGCAGGTGCGGGCCGTGGCAGCCGGCTGCGCCCGGCTGGAGGTGCCTCTCACCGTGCGGGGGGCCGGCACCGGCAATTACGGCCAGTGCGTGCCGCTGGCCGGTGGCGTGGTGCTGGAGCTGATGGGGCTGAATCGCCTGCGCAGCCTGGATCCCCGCAGCGGCGTGATCGAGGTGGAGGCGGGCCTGGTGATGGCGACCCTCGAGCAGCAGCTGGCTCCCCATGGCCGGGCCCTGCGGCTCCAGCCCAGCACCGCCCGCAGCGCCAGCATCGGCGGCTTCGTGGCGGGGGGATCCGGCGGGATCGGCTCGCTGCGCTGGGGCTTCCTGCGGGATCCGGGCAACCTGCTGGGTCTGGAGGTGGTCACGGTGGAGCCTGAACCGCGGCTGCTGCGGCTGGATGCGACGGCCAGCCAGCCGCTCAACCATGCCTATGGCACCAACGGCATCCTCACGGCCCTGCGGCTGCCCACCACCGAGGCCGTGGCCTGGCAGCAGCTGGTGGTGGGCTTCGAGTCCTGGCAGCAGGCCGTGGCGGCGGCGTCCGCTCTGGCCGGCACCGCCCTGCTGCTCCAGGCCATCACCCTGCTGGAGGCACCGATTGCGGCCCGCTCCCCCTGGCCGGCGGGCTGCCCGGCCGCGGCGCCCGGCGAACACCGGCTGCTGCTGCTGGCCGCGCCCGACAGCCTGGAGCTGCTGCCGGGCTGGCTGCAGGCCAGGGGCGGCTGCCTGCGCTGGCAGGCCCCCCAGGGGGAGAGCCGGGGCCTGCCCCTGCGCGAGCTCAGCTGGAACCACACCACCCTGCACTGGCGTGCCCAGCAGCAGGGCTGGACCTACCTGCAGATGCTGCTGCCCCAGCCGGAAGCCCCCTGCCTGGCGGCCCTCAGCGAGCGCTGGGGCGACGACCTGCTCTGGCATCTGGAGGCGGTGCGCCAGCAGGGATGCGCCCGCCTGGCGGCCCTGCCCCTGCTGCGCTGGCAGGGGGAAGCTCCCCTGGCGGCCCTGATGCAGCAGGCGCGCCAGCAGGGGGCGGTGATCTTCAACCCCCATGCGATCACGGTGGAGGACGGCGGCCTGGGCGCCATCGACGCCGACCAGGTGGCCGCCAAGGCGGCCTATGACCCGGGCGGCCTGCTCAACCCCGGCAAGCTCAGGGGCTGGCTGGAGCGTCAGCGCCAGCAGCCCCAGCCCTAG
- a CDS encoding folylpolyglutamate synthase/dihydrofolate synthase family protein: MPDVIPRAGSAGTLPSSDPFADLIQPFSHRGVELGLERLQAALAELGHPERRFAAVQVAGTNGKGSICTLVHAALLAAGIRAGLYTSPHLSSWTERIQLGGAPISELQLRAQLQAARPVAERHRLTPFELVTAAAFLAFAEADLELVVLEVGLGGRLDATSCHPDRRVVGFASIGLDHLEVLGPDAASIALEKAGALGAGVEAVSGPQMPAVEAVLRQQAARLGVRLRWVTPLDDNTWTLGLPGQVQQLNAAVALGMLQALGRQGWDLPEQAIREGFAAARWPGRLQRLQWQGLPLLIDGAHNAPAAQRLRAELDQHGRRHGLPPGARRWVLGMLANKQGAEILQALLGPGDQAWIVPVPGHASWRQSALLGGLGPGQAARLHSAPDLPTALRAAARQGRGPVLVAGSLYLLGHLLASAAAPG, from the coding sequence TTGCCTGACGTCATCCCTCGAGCCGGGTCCGCCGGGACCCTGCCCAGCTCCGATCCGTTCGCCGACCTGATCCAGCCCTTCAGCCACCGGGGCGTGGAGCTCGGCCTGGAGCGCCTGCAGGCTGCCCTGGCGGAGCTCGGCCACCCAGAGCGCCGCTTCGCCGCGGTTCAGGTGGCGGGCACCAATGGCAAGGGGTCGATCTGCACCCTCGTGCATGCCGCCCTGCTCGCCGCCGGCATCCGCGCCGGCCTCTACACCTCGCCCCACCTGAGCAGCTGGACCGAGCGCATCCAGCTCGGCGGCGCACCGATCTCGGAGCTGCAGCTGCGGGCCCAGCTGCAGGCGGCGCGGCCCGTGGCCGAACGCCACCGGCTCACCCCCTTCGAACTGGTGACGGCCGCCGCCTTCCTGGCCTTCGCCGAGGCGGATCTGGAGCTGGTGGTGCTGGAGGTGGGCCTGGGGGGCCGGCTCGATGCCACCAGCTGCCATCCGGATCGGCGCGTGGTGGGCTTCGCCAGCATCGGCCTCGATCACCTGGAGGTGCTGGGCCCGGATGCGGCCAGCATCGCCCTGGAGAAGGCAGGCGCCCTGGGGGCGGGGGTGGAAGCCGTCAGCGGCCCCCAGATGCCGGCGGTGGAAGCGGTGCTGCGGCAGCAGGCGGCCCGGCTGGGCGTGCGCCTGAGGTGGGTGACCCCCCTGGATGACAACACCTGGACGCTGGGGCTGCCGGGGCAGGTGCAGCAGCTCAATGCCGCCGTGGCCCTGGGCATGCTGCAGGCCCTGGGGCGCCAGGGCTGGGATCTGCCCGAGCAGGCGATCCGGGAGGGCTTTGCCGCGGCCCGCTGGCCGGGGCGGTTGCAGCGGCTCCAGTGGCAGGGCCTGCCGCTGCTGATCGACGGCGCCCACAACGCGCCGGCGGCCCAGCGACTGAGGGCAGAGCTCGATCAGCACGGCCGGCGCCACGGCCTGCCCCCCGGTGCCCGCCGCTGGGTGCTGGGAATGCTGGCCAACAAGCAGGGGGCCGAGATCCTCCAGGCCCTGCTCGGCCCTGGGGATCAGGCCTGGATCGTGCCGGTGCCCGGCCATGCCTCGTGGCGCCAGAGCGCACTGCTGGGCGGTCTGGGCCCAGGCCAGGCCGCCCGGCTGCACAGCGCCCCAGACCTGCCCACCGCGCTGCGGGCCGCCGCCCGGCAGGGCCGGGGGCCGGTGCTGGTGGCGGGATCCCTCTACCTGCTGGGCCACCTGCTCGCCAGCGCGGCAGCGCCAGGCTGA
- a CDS encoding pentapeptide repeat-containing protein translates to MALGLGLMLGLLAGGLTAGAGPAAAEFSGVDYTLTNQSGKDFSGQDLANTSFAGASGRQADFSGANLHGAILTQAAFPEASFAGADLSGVLMDKVDFSGADFSGANLSDVIAAGSNFSGATVTDADFSGALLDRVDQRLLCRDAEGTHPVTGADTRLSLGC, encoded by the coding sequence ATGGCCCTGGGGCTCGGCCTGATGCTGGGCCTGCTGGCCGGCGGACTCACCGCCGGGGCAGGTCCAGCAGCAGCGGAATTCTCCGGAGTGGACTACACCCTCACCAACCAGAGCGGCAAGGACTTCAGCGGCCAGGACCTGGCCAACACCTCCTTTGCGGGGGCCTCCGGCCGCCAGGCCGACTTCTCCGGCGCCAACCTGCATGGCGCCATCCTCACCCAGGCCGCCTTCCCCGAGGCCAGCTTCGCCGGGGCCGACCTCAGTGGCGTGCTGATGGACAAGGTGGACTTCAGCGGCGCCGATTTCAGTGGCGCCAACCTCAGCGACGTGATCGCCGCCGGCAGCAATTTCAGCGGCGCCACGGTGACCGATGCCGACTTCAGCGGCGCCCTGCTCGACCGGGTCGACCAGCGCCTGCTTTGCCGCGACGCCGAGGGCACCCACCCCGTGACCGGCGCCGACACCCGGCTCAGCCTGGGCTGCTAG